A single genomic interval of Gouania willdenowi unplaced genomic scaffold, fGouWil2.1 scaffold_91_arrow_ctg1, whole genome shotgun sequence harbors:
- the LOC114461064 gene encoding peptidyl-prolyl cis-trans isomerase FKBP8-like: protein MSTLMTHLVISHNPVVYQSSDSAPVVKRGNKIVMGQSMRRETNEWLDILGNGRIMKKLLEAGRGRYTRPQPGHIVKIHLIKRLLNGTLVNKVLSFTVGNGEVNQELDVAVRFMEKREKALFKVRSKVEFEITLLEATEAPDMKLLPPTEKIDLATCKREQGNVLHQHRDLKPRKNTIRNEVSTMMKKDSEDNEKMWENLSSTHKHQAKSAWDPPGEFEDSPS, encoded by the exons gtTGTTTACCAAAGCAGTGACAGTGCACCAGTCGTGAAGAGAGGGAATAAGATTGTCATGGGTCAGTCCATGAGGAGAGAAACTAATGAGTGGTTAGATATCCTTGGAAATGGTAGGATAATGAAAAAGTTGCTGGAGGCTGGAAGAGGAAGATACACTAGGCCACAACCTGGACATATTGTGAAGATTCATCTAATAAAACGTCTGTTGAATGGGACGCTGGTCAACAAGGTGTTGTCGTTCACTGTGGGTAACGGGGAAGTGAACCAGGAACTGGATGTAGCGGTGCGATTCatggaaaagagagagaaggcgCTCTTCAAGGTTCGGTCAAAGGTTGAGTTTGAAATTACGCTCCTGGAAGCTACTGAAGCTCCAGACATGAAGCTGCTGCCCCCCACTGAGAAGATTGATCTGGCCACCTGCAAGAGGGAGCAAGGCAATGTCCTTCATCAGCACAGAGACCTGAAGCCACGCAAGAACACGATCCGCAATGAGGTCTCCACGATGATGAAGAAGGACAGTGAGGACAATGAGAAGATGTGGGAGAACctgtccagcacccacaaacatcaggccaagtCAGCATGGG ACCCCCCGGGGGAGTTCGAGGACTCCCCCAGTTAg